The Hemibagrus wyckioides isolate EC202008001 linkage group LG26, SWU_Hwy_1.0, whole genome shotgun sequence DNA window TCTTCTCCGTTTTGCTCCCCCAAGACCGAGCCTGTTGTTGACATACTCAAGAATTTCCTGTTGATCATTTTAATTGGTGTCTTATAGCAAGCTGACTGTGCGGTAGAGCCTGAGCTGGTTTATAATGTGAGGCATTTAAATGACAGTACATCAAAATAAATTGTCTGATAAAGAGCGTAAGTGCCTAGGTGCTGTTTATCAGTGATGTAACAGGTTTATGCTGATTTTCAAGTATTGAATTTAGCTCATACAAGCAGCACTGCGAGCACAACcacacattctctcattctttccaTTACAAAAGTGgtggtataaaatatattttctaaaaaaaaaaaaaaacaaatcacataGTAAAGGTCTCTATGAGATCTCCTTAAAAGATTAAAATTAGGTACTAACAATTCAGAATAATTAACACAACAATATGAAAGGATATAAAAGTAAAACCACACTTTTTTGGTGgaccaacaaataaaaatcaatacagTGGACTGAACAATCGTAGCAGATTATTCATGTCCATTTgtatcctcctcttcctcatctgcCCATGGTCTTCACTTAGACCTCCTTGGTGCTCACTTTCATCTTCTCTACAGTTTCCTAAAAGGAGAAATGAACTGCATTAATATATAAGAAATGAATAGATATGGACCATGAGTTGTCTAAAGCACAAGAACACTTTGCTAACCCATTTGACTATAAATAAGATATTAATCCCTtctaaaaaaatgttataatataGTAAAGTGACATGTAATGAGAGATCATTGTAACGTGGCATGGTTATAGTCACCTGATGTTTGTTGAGCTCAGCGACTCTGCGGATCCACTCTTCCTCTGTCATCTCTTTATCACCTCCATCCATGTCCTCCAAAGCAGACGGCTTCTCTGAACCTACAACCAAATAGACACAGACCAGAATTATCTTTCTAGCATAAAggtacacacagaaatcatacAGGCAACCCATCCCTACATACACGATTCTACAGTGCCAACTGGAATACATGAGCTAGGAGAATAAGCACTTCTTTCATTTCATGGAAACTagccaataaaataaaaataaggtataagatttaaaaaatcatacacTAAATCTAACACACTAtaggctggggctgatttcttagCCCAAGATTCAGCCTGGCTTAAGTGGATGGTAGCGTTTACTCTTGGTGGAATGTCTCCTGGGTTTCATGTACATTAGGGCCGATTTATTTTTGCCTGCTTCACTGTGACATCAATAACACGTCATCAGTATTGATTAAGAAGGCCACATAACATGAACAAGGTGAATTTTTTTGACAGCCTGGGGGTGTTTGAGTCTCTGAGGTAACCATCTTCTTGTTGTCAACTGAGAGAAGGCAGACAGTAACAGATCAGAGATGTTACTCACCGTCGCAGGTCACAGCAGTACAGACCCAGTTCCCACAGGCACAGACACAACGGTTACACTCCACCTGTGTCTCGGCTCCGTCCTCATATGTCTCGTCCTCCAGTGCACATTCTGAATATGACCCAAGAGAAAAGACAAATAAGAAGAAATGCATCAGTGGCTTCACTCAGTTCTACAAGGTTCTCTCTGCAACACCACAAATTCAAAACTATTTTTAGTTCTAATggaagttttagttttagttctAATGGAaaagtacactgatcaggcataacattatgaccacctgcctcatattgtgttggtcccccttttactgccaaaacagccctgacccatcatgcactgtgtattctgacacctttctatcagaaccagcattaacttcttcagcaatttgatcaacagtagctcgtctgtcggATCAGATCacgcgggccagccttcactccccacgtgcatcaatgagccttgcccgcccatgaccctgtcgctggttcaccactgttccttccttggaccttttttgatagatactgaccactgcagactgggaacacctccacaagcccactaacaggtgccatgatgaggagataatcagtgttattcacttcacctctcagtgctcagaatgttatccctgatcagtgtataatagaGGGGAAATAAAGCATAATAGGCCAATTaacaatataaattattgttatttatttatttattgacattCTCTAGTTCTAAGTTTACACCAGTGTGTAAATTTATattgaattaaaacacacaagaaaTGTGAAGACCGGCCATTCTTCAGCAAGTATCAGTCTTAAGGCTTACACAGTTCATAGATCAGTCCATCTTCAACTCATACAtgcacatatactgtatgttcaaGGTACAATTGCATCATAGATTGCGGTCAGTTAGAATTAGGTAGCCTACTTTTCTCAGGAGGATTGAAGCCAGGCTTGAGGCAGTTGAGAAACTCATCAAAACTCAATTTCCAGTCAGCATTCTCATCCGAGAGTTCAATCAGGGCATCCACACAGAGACTCCTAATAAAGACGCAAAAACCTCTTAATTCAATCAATAATTGCAttgttaaaatataataaaaaatttggCCCTAtgataaagatgaaaaaaaaaaatcaacagatAAATTATGTGTGCGctgaaatttttttattaaaaaaataaataaataaaaaagctagAGGGTTTATAAACTCTGTTATCTTGGATATATCTCGCAAGCAATAAGACAGCACAGCCAACTGAGATAATGCTAATAGAGCTAATAAAGCACTAATAGGAGCCTTTGCATGACTCCTTTGGTAGTAAAGTGTGTCTATTATATATTCTGTGTATCATTTTAGGCACTTGAAGGCAGCATAAAAAGAGATGTGTTGCATTTAGGTGagataatatattaataaaacatgaggcataagatataaataaatactacttatttaagtattaataataataataataataataataataataataataataataaagcaataaTTAAGCACACAAAAAAGaggtgcttttttcttttttattattcagatttattttattattcattcttttttttcatattgcATATATTATTCCcattaaacagattaaaaaaaattaagacctaatgtatgtgtatgatatTCAGAGCTTTGAACACCGGTATACGTAATACTTTTTGTCCATAAAATAACCCTTACACATACTGGactcttaaataataataataataataaaaaaagcttgTGGATTAGGTAAGAGTGAGTTGAACTTTTGAAGTTTTAACTCAAGTGCTGACTTGGACTCACTTATCTGTGGCTTTCGCTTTAGAGATAAAGACTTAACTTAGACATTTACTGATTTTTGCATGTTCTGACTGGTGTTTCAGCTCCTGAGGACCACATTCGTGAATTGATTTGGACTCAGGTTTACACTACTGATCAAACATGTGCTGCTCATATAAAGGCTGTTCTTTATTATGACCATAGGAAGAGGCACCTCAGCACCTCTGTGTTACCTCAGCAGTCTGTTATTCTCCTCGTCTGCGTATGAGGTGATGTTGATTGCCGTCTCGTTGTGCTGAATAAACTTGAGGAACTCGGTGGAGTCCAGCTGAGCGTCCCCATTATCATAGTTCTGCAGGGAGATGATGCACACactttttcattgtctgtaccgcttatccgatctatactcgggtcacggggagcctgtgcctatctcaggcatcatcgggcatcaaggcaggatacaccctggacggagtgccaacccatcacagggcacacacacacacactcattcactcacgcaatcacacactatgtgTGATAATCAGCCTGGACGCATGTCTTTGTACATTTAGGGAGGAAATCGGATGCACGTACTTATTTCACGATATAACATACAGCTATAAAGCTCTTGTCTTCACTGACATGCTCTGTTGAGTGgtgtgttttagcagcaaaGGATTACTCCAGCATTTTGGTAACTGAACCAACTGCACCTGTAGTGCGTGTGCAATTGAATGTTAACTTTCCAATAGAAGTGAATATATGAAAATTCAAAACTTGTCATAATAAGGCAGCTGTCAGGAGGAGGGTCAACAAGCACACTTTTACAGAGACCTTTCATTAAGGCTAATACATTTTCGTTAAAAAACGCATGTTTTTCTATCCGTTTTGGCCTTCCATCCACACGGAGACTGCGTTTTTAGTCAACAAAAATGTACCTTTTTGAAAACGCTCTCCAAAGTGGATAGATTTCGCGTTGCAGTTTGGACTGTGGAAACAGAGGCTTTTGAAAACTAAATAAACGCCAGGCGGAAATGACGCAGTCCGAAGCATCTTACGTTTTACTCATGTGCAGTACAGAGGTAAGCGTTTTCAGACGTTTCAGTGTGGATGACCAACTTTTAGGAAACGATTGAAAACGGTAATGTGGATTTTCAAATTTATCCGGATTAGTGTAGAGGTAGCTTAAGTCTTCAGTAAAGGAAAGCAACTTATACATAAATCTGTATAATTGAGCTTACTCTTTCAGAACATTGTCCACTGTACAAGTCTCTATGTATGATATTACTTCAGGgactataatatatttaaacaaatgcattaatataaaccttgcagctgaaactatacatatatatatatatatacactaccagtcaaaagtttggacacaccttctaattccatggtctttcctgatgtttatttctttctacatcataaaacaatgctgaaggcggccaaaatacacaataatgtcctttgaacagttgatattgagatatgtctgctactgatgctctgtaaagccttcataacggctctaatctgaggtgctgttaattggtgatttctgaggctggtaactctaaatgaacttctcctctgcagcagaggtaagttttggtcttgctttactgggatggtcttcatgtgagccagtttcatcatggtgcttgatgggttttgcaaatgcacttgacaatactgttcttgcaagaactattccagaacacctgaccttcgtgtcttaaaataacaactgactgttttttgttgtcgttacatatggattacttaagtccatgtgtgttatttcatagttttgaaatctccagtattgttctagaatgtagaaaataaatccctaaacaaaaaacactgaattaaacgatgtgtccaaacttttgactggtagtgtatgtatacCACACTTTATCAAGTATAGACATAATCTATGATCTTGTCATCCATGCAGTACTGACCTGACTAATCActccacagctcacacactcactgtgactcAGCAAGATCTAGTATAGCATCAAAAAGACTAGCCATGATAACACAGGAAGCATAAAGGCTTCAGGTCACTCAACTGGATAAATGAATCCATTCAGCCTttacccatcacacacacacacacacacacacacccccactcatatatttgttttgggtttttttttggttttcctGTGAATTTCATTACACTGAAGCTAAAGTTGCGTAAGAGCCTCTGTGACTTCATTCATGTGGCTTTAAATGTTTCTTTTATAATCACAAGGTAGAGTTTACATTATAAAATACTACTTATGGAATCTGGTCATGTcaatgcaagtaaaaaaaaacacacatagatgcacacacacacacacacacctggaagtATTTGAGAAGGACATCGCTGAAGTTGGAGCCTTTGCTGAACCAGCCACCCGGCACCACCTCGGCCTGCAGCCACTCCATCACTCGGCTCCTCAGCTCATTACGATCAGCAAGGTAACACACAACTAACCAACAGGAaatattcaaaaaataaaatagcaaatCCTTTATGGGCTTTATGGCTGACGTTATAACACATATCTAATATGGACATAAATGCCTCATGGCGCTTAGTCCTTTTCACTAAACCTCATATGGTGCATTAGTGTCCTTCAGAAGAAACTCTCATATACATTCTCATAACAATGGATAAAACCGTCTTGGCAACAGTGAATACtttcaaatacaaaataaatcccAGTTCTCAAGAAAGTATTTTCAATAAACAGTCCTTTAATATAACTAAATTAGGAAAACCTCCCCTTAAGACTCTACAggtagatttatatatatatacaggtagATTAAGgtatatagattatatatacaGGTAGATTAAGgtatatagattatatatacaGGTAGATTAAGGTATATAGATTATATAAACAGGTAGATTAAGGTATATAGATTATATAAACAGGTAGATTAAGGTATATAGATTATATAAACAGGTAGATTAAGGTATATAGATTATATAAACAGGTAGATTAAATGGCAGATATTTCAACTTATTTCTACTTCTAGCTTTCTAGATATTCAGGCTTCAGTTTTTCTATGGTTTTTCACAGagcagtgatggtgtgtgtactCACTTGGGCTGGTAGCGACCTTGTCCATCGTTTTCGCTAAAATAtggagtaaaaaaagaaaacactgagtTCAAAGGTAGCACTGTAGAGCAAACAAAATCACCCTGTCCTGAAGTTCAATTTTTTAGCAGGATGAAACATGTAAAAATGCATTAATAGTAAATGAAGTCTCAGATAAAAGAACATCTGGAGAAATCTTTTCAGTGACTGTGTACTGCGTATTAGATGTACAAAACAGTGGAGAGTAGAAAGATGccacttctttctctctctcacacacacacacacacacacacacgtctgtaaTTCTAGCTTATATGTTACTGTAGACAGATTACGCTACAGTATGCCTACacatccttacacacaccttcacagtGTCCATCATAAGCCACTTGTATCTTGAGTCCGGTCAGACAGGCGTCACGGTGAAGCTCACAGTGGTTGCGGTACGTCTTGCCATTACTGCCACATACTGAACGCTTATGGGGCTTACAGTGCTGaagaagtcacacacacacacacacacgtaagtGAGAACTTACGTAAGAACTGTTTGTATAAACCTTTGCCTATGGgtttattactaataataaacatataattGTGTTCTGTGAGTGATGTGTGCAGAGTGTAAagtatacactcatacacacactttgccACCAATCCAATGGTAAATATTCCCAAAGAACTGTAGCATATAACATTAGTgtgaataaagtaaaataagtaaaatacagtgtgtgcatgtatatcaGGATAAATGAAGATATTGGGAAACTTCTGtatttcctctctctgtgttttgtgtgtgattgtttgtgtgtgtgtttgttcagggGTCAATCTCACCTCCATACACAGGCAGGTGGGTTCTCCTTTCTCGGTCACTGCACATTCTCGTCCTGCTCCACAAAACACATTTGCGCACACTTTACTCTTACTTTTCAGCTGCTGCAAAAAGAAacgaaaacacacaacacaaaagtTAGCACACGGGGACATGTTTCAGGCATCGCGGAACATAAGAACATGCAAATGTCTCAAGATAATGCTAATGATAAAACGATTGCtttgctgccctctagtggtaaTAAAAAGTGTTTCCCTTTTCCTGCAATAAAGTGCATTTTAAAGGTATCCCATTATGACATGTAGTGTAAGCtgcaagctctctctctttctctctctctctctctctctctctcacacacacacacacacagccattttgATCATAATCCTTATAAACAGCTATATGTatgccaaaaaaacaacatagtTCTGGCTAGTATTAGTCATGTCTTTTCCATTTAGTCACACACTAAtgtgtacaaacacaaacaagtcacacacacacacacacacactgagccctCTTCTCTCTATAACTCGACTCCAGATGGGGTTTGGACCTGTTAACCTTTGACCATTAATTAATAGGGAGTGAGTCTGGAGCCTGGAGCTTACCATAATAATAGCCCTGCACAtgccatcacatacacacacacagagatcaacACTTCTGCAGAACAGATGGCACACACTCCGTCTGCTGGTttagtattttcttttcttccagtCAGCATGAGTCAGTGATATACCGATACCGCAGTAAATTACATCACTGTGTACTTTTCTGTGATTTTCTAGGCATCATGTGCTCACAGTAGTTTGCACACACTTGGTCAAAGACTCTTAAGATAGCAGATGGTCATAAAGCACAGGCTAGTCAGGATGCGCTCACCAAAACAGTGGGCTGACAGTGAAGACGGAGACATGGTGAGAGAGAAGACATGCACCTCTCCCTGAGAAGAAGcaggaaataaaaaggaaatggaAAGGTAATAATGCCAAGACTCGCCCTCAGACAGAAGCGAAAACACCCACGCTATGTGAGCATTTACTCTGGACCTGCTCCCAGACagcatgagagagtgtggaataaagatgaataaaatgtgAGGAAATGAGAGAGCAAATATTCTCCCCTCCAGAGAAGAAGTGAGGAATGTAGGAGTCTTTCCAAATCTTCTGCTCATATACAGTCTCACTTCTTGCCTGGAGCTTTAtctaactgaacactgaactaaaTCCAGGCTGCTTTAGGATTTAgataaaaatgcttaaaatttACTTGGATGATTTAATTTAGTACTACAacaactttatatatatatataaatttatataattatttatatatttataatttacattattatttatatatttataatttatattattgattatataaatttaaattgtAATTATAAATGATAGTATTTTGTTGGATACTGATGTTTACCTTAGGtctgaattattttattcatacaaGAATAATCTGAATAAATAGAAGAAAAACTTTATATTTTCTTCTGGA harbors:
- the fstl1a gene encoding follistatin-related protein 1a, yielding MRLSVLFYLHYVVDSCSVWDTAHVVASFSPALGVTALKALNTDSDTHRGERATSLTEMLRSASLFVLLALAGCQAEQLKSKSKVCANVFCGAGRECAVTEKGEPTCLCMEHCKPHKRSVCGSNGKTYRNHCELHRDACLTGLKIQVAYDGHCEAKTMDKVATSPIVCYLADRNELRSRVMEWLQAEVVPGGWFSKGSNFSDVLLKYFQNYDNGDAQLDSTEFLKFIQHNETAINITSYADEENNRLLRSLCVDALIELSDENADWKLSFDEFLNCLKPGFNPPEKKCALEDETYEDGAETQVECNRCVCACGNWVCTAVTCDGSEKPSALEDMDGGDKEMTEEEWIRRVAELNKHQETVEKMKVSTKEV